From Homalodisca vitripennis isolate AUS2020 chromosome 1, UT_GWSS_2.1, whole genome shotgun sequence, the proteins below share one genomic window:
- the LOC124360980 gene encoding uncharacterized protein LOC124360980 has translation MSNRNLIWFAYFDHCRISSFVLSAGASLQTASAMYSIPKTVLWRRVQKDIGCYALSRRAKLRQRYHPHAKEAAVRALENGEKINKVASQYKIPKTTLFREKSRLVEAGKLPLSCLNRRVPNNDSHKQVRLTQAVAACKEGRMSQAAASSTFKVSKTTIWRRLHQSGGTKQMKYLEPKTEPVEKRT, from the exons ATGtctaacagaaatttaatatGGTTTGCCTATTTTGATCACTGCCGAATTTCATCTTTTGTTTTATCAGCTGGTGCAAGCCTTCAGACTGCATCAGCCATGTACAGTATTCCCAAGACAGTTTTATGGCGCCGAGTACAAAAGGACATTGGATGTTATGCTCTCAGTCGCCGTGCCAAGCTACGACAGCGTTATCATCCTCACGCCAAGGAGGCCGCTGTCCGTGCTCTTGAGAATGGGGAGAAGATCAACAAAGTTGCATCACAGTATAAG ATACCAAAGACTACATTGTTCAGGGAGAAGAGCAGACTTGTGGAGGCTGGAAAGCTACCCTTGTCATGCTTGAACCGACGAGTGCCTAACAATGATAGCCATAAGCAGGTGCGGCTCACACAGGCAGTTGCGGCATGTAAGGAGGGACGCATGTCACAGGCAGCAGCCTCATCAACATTCAAG GTTTCGAAAACCACAATATGGAGAAGGTTACATCAAAGTGGAGGAACAAAACAGATGAAATATTTAGAGCCAAAGACTGAGCCAGTAGAAAAACGAACTTGA